A genomic segment from Leguminivora glycinivorella isolate SPB_JAAS2020 chromosome 27, LegGlyc_1.1, whole genome shotgun sequence encodes:
- the LOC125240199 gene encoding uncharacterized protein LOC125240199, giving the protein MYKLVFLLVFSVLADSGATLEGYSGGVKPDVSYLSQAKMTNDFLIQERESETYPSASKALNVYFDISFTTNNEGTTTVNLNINPGGVIQVSEGQKIQFYATTVTDLYDFGCTNDKGITVIVPKIKLVQEDGIKKLWSLSESKQYSKTDIGERWDCFYEILQPDGTIVNARKIERKGKIYIQDEFSLQLQIIEPKPSTPSHPYQLRSKDLSLQPSLLRNCKRPRNRIIDGPKRTLVIQALIFITRNI; this is encoded by the exons ATGTATAAGCTAGTGTTTTTATTGGTTTTCTCAGTCCTCGCAGATTCAG GAGCTACACTCGAAGGCTATTCGGGCGGAGTAAAACCTGATGTGTCATACTTAAGTCAAGCTAAAATGACTAATGACTTTCTTATTCAAGAAAGAGAATCCGAAACCTATCCATCCG CATCAAAGGCACTAAATGTGTATTTCGATATAAGTTTTACGACGAATAATGAAGGAACAACCACGGTGAATCTTAATATTAATCCCGGTGGGGTGATACAAGTTTCGGAGGGCCAGAAAATACAGTTTTACGCTACAACAGTAACTGATTTGTACGACTTTGG GTGTACAAATGACAAAGGTATAACAGTAATAGTTCCCAAAATTAAATTAGTTCAGGAAGATGGAATTAAAAAGTTGTGGAGTTTAAGT GAATCAAAACAATATTCTAAAACTGATATCGGCGAACGATGGGATTGTTTTTACGAAATATTGCAGCCAGATGGTACGATAGTTAATGCTCGGAAGATCGAGAGAAAAGGAAAAATATATATTCAAGACGAGTTCTCATTGCAGCTCCAAATTATTG AGCCAAAGCCATCGACACCCAGTCATCCTTACCAACTACGCTCCAAAGACCTATCCCTACAGCCGAGTCTTCTGCGCAACTGCAAACGCCCACGCAACCGAATCATAGACGGCCCAAAACGCACACTGGTAATACAGGCTCTCATTTTTATAACCCGAAATATTTAA